The sequence CTTTCTGAAAATAATCAACAGAGTTTAACAAAATGAGACCCACCCTCAGATTGTTTAACTTTCAGTTGAGTATAATGACATCTTATAGGCTATACTAATCCATATAATAAATGTCTTTACTCTGGCTAGCCAGAACAAATATTTGTGAATTCAGACACGTGCATATTCTAGAATACCGATACTTAGAAGTTCTAATATATCATATTTCCAGGGATTGGACCAGATTTCCAGCAGGCTTCCAACCACAGTGATAACAGTCGGCCGCAAGATCCAGCATCTGTAAGAGAATTTCTCATCTCTGCTTATGATCAGAACATTTCTACCAGGCTGAAAACTGAGTTGTGTAGTTCAGATGTAATCATCTACAACTACAATAATGAAAGCTCTACGACTACAAGTAAGTATCCACTCTTCTCCCACAAAATCAGAGAACTAACACATTTTCGCAAGCTTTTAAGGCTCACGGATTTCAAATGAAGCAGGGGATGATGCGAAATTCGAAAAATGGTGCACAACCTGGTGGCATCAATTTCATGTCCTACTGTTACGAGGACTGAGAGAGAGAAGATTTGAAGCCTTCAACAGGTTAAGAACCTTTCAAGTTCTAAGTGTGGCGATACTTGGCGGTCTTCTATGGTGGCATACTCCGCCATCTCACATTGACGACCGCGTAAGCTTTCCAACGAGTACATGTTTAGAGTACAATACTAGTCATGATGTATTCTCAAGTATGCTAATTAATAGTTACTTCCTTGCAGATAGCCATGTTGTCCTTTTTCTCTGTGTTTTGGGGCTTTTACCCACTTTACAATGCTGTATTCACTTTTCCCCAAGAAAGAAACATGCTGAAGAAGGAAAGGTCGTCCGGGATGTACCGCCTCTCTTCCTACTATCTAGCAAGAACAGTGGGAGATCTTCCTATGGAACTTGGGCTGCCAACCATATTCACCTTCATCTTTTATTGGATGGGTGGCCTTAAACCTGACCCTGCCACCTTTATCTTCTCCCTTCTGGTTGTTCTTTTAAGCGTCCTTGTTTCGCAAAGTCTCGGATTGGCATTTGGCGCCATACTCATGGACGTAAAACAAGCTGCAACTTTAGCCTCAGTTACAACTTTGGTGTTTCTTATTGCAGGAGGATACTACGTCAGACAAATCCCCCCCTTCATGGTCTGGCTAAAATATCTGAGCTACAGCTATTACTTTTATAAGCTGCTTCTTGGGATTCAGTACAATGAGAATGATTACTATGAGTGCGCGAATAGGTATTGCCGAGTCGCAGATTATCCTGCCATCAAATCTGTTGGTTTGAGCCATCTGTGGACGGACATTTCCATCATGGTGCTGATGTTGGTGGGATACAGATTCATTGCATACCTAGCTTTGCACCGATTGCGATGATGGATGCTTCACCATTCTGGCAGCAAAAGTATTTTTATAAGTTCATTATTTCTTCAACTGAGGAGTGAATTTAGTTTAGGCAAATTTTCCATGACCAGGTTTTGATTCTGCTAAAAATTAAATGTATTATTAACCTTCTGGCAGTGGTTGAACCATCATACTGCATTGTGCATAACAAGATAATGACTCCATGAAAATGGCATGAAGCAAACTCAAAGTTTTTGTAGTCAATATGACTTACAGATGTTCAAGGGAATTAAAGGCAAACTCTAGAGGAGATGATAGAGGAAATGGAACTTCTTgtaaaaaaatcaaactaaaaCATTTATAACAAGCACTGCAAGTGCCAAGGTATATACAAAAAGAATTGAGTGCAACATTTAAAAAGCACAGTAACATGCCCTAAATGCACAAATTATTATCTTAAGAGATCATCAGGGATTCTCAAATAAGAATACTACTTGGGTTTAGTGCAGAGTACACCACTCTCTCTGAAATAGTAGGAAAAGACAAGCACAGCTTTGTTAGAGCACATGTTCTGCAAGCCAACTGTTGGCTGACTCGAgtgtaataaataatttttatttaatttaatttatcttttattcaattatggcatttactttatcttcatACTCATGTAAGatgcatagataaagaccttgaatatattatagtaaataaatatgaagttgtacatgtgatgacaatcatgaagcatatattttaattagtgtatattctaaattaagttcctagtcgattgggttgtccaaaataaggataaggatcgctcaagctcgagactagaatctgtgatgCTATGTACCACGTTtcttatttatgttttattgGTTTAAAAAATTAAAGGGTGCATCCTAATAACGATTAAGTTAAAATCATCACATCAGTGATATTTGATCATCGATCGGGATTATGATAATATTAATACAATGAGTGCATGAATTATGGGCTAGTAGGAGTACAAGCCCATCATGATAAATTATTAAAGTAATggactttaataaattaatagcaTTATAGTTGAACTAGAATAAAGCACATTAGTTGTATTAATAGATGGTATTAATTtatacaaaaaataatattgataccataatacataaattgcacacaaaggaaaatataatatataatatatataagtatCGAGAATATCATTCCCTAATTGGAATGATATTTTCGAaatcttaattatatatatataaatatatatatataaatatatatatatatatatattaattaaacttgtttaatttaatttacatatataattaagatatacttatatatgtaaatatatattaatgtatAAAGAGATTTTTTTCGAGACATATAATTCATCATTCAAGCATTTTTTAAATTGCTCTCTCCTTTGTGTTTGAAGAATTCGGTCACCGTAATCAATAAGGTTGGAGTTGAttacttctttttaattcaatctcAACGCAAATTTCTTATTTTCTCTTTAGTGCGAGTTAGAAGAGAAATAGACAAACTGGTCGTGGACTTGATTCGAAGATTGAAGAAGAATGTGTTCTAGTTGATCGTTCGTAAAGAATTACAACAAGAGTTATCTCCATTAATCCcaaatgtaagagtgggtgcccagtgagccaactgtgtagctatgggctttgttgactctttgtataaacaatcttttgtttaatattatttacacttttatggcaatgactttatattacttcatattgttatattgtgatatactattgttgttttgataaagaccttgaatatactatagtgtatgtaagatgtggtagaacatggagatgtctatcatgaaatacatcttatagtcactgtatattctaaaaccgttcctagtcgattgagccgtccgataataaggataaggatcgctcgagtttgagactagcatttgcgatgcggagtaccacgtttcattggtagggaacatggagatgttcgaagcatgcaaatggatattcataggatgaatagtcgaactaccctatccggactttccaagtggttatcacttatcgagtggaaaaagtccgcggttttggttgtacaccattagtccttacgacttgaaacatcatggagactctatatgctagtactgtgctttgactcgtttaccgactctgagggggtcatcaggtgtcgagattgggtacagttacgacacatataggagtcaatgcattgttgtcaaggattcaccacatacttgcgagtgtggatatcctatgcgatctgaggagatattagtgtgacaaatctctggccagagtacttgatgtgatttaagaaatggtttcttagtagcacatgcgatgtcactaatttgatcttcaagatgtattgcatagttatcgaatcttgagcgactctcgatataccaatggttgttgattcgatcgggatatatggatgaagggaccgtactgtacgctaaccaaaatctactggttcttgtaggcactatcagtgatacctagggaatcatggggcgatgttgctaggcgctttaccatgattcgttgggcaagtcggaaagtgttgttccgagtcacaaggagttgtgagcccacggctagctgtatccctgaaccattgagggtcacacagtgtaatggagttttaatccccgttgagatagttaaatttaaagagttaaatttaatgaactaaggagttggacttcttaaataagagtaagggagtaggatttcctaaaatgacatagggatggacatttttggaaaccactgaattcggattcaggaaaatttattttgactttaaaacgtgcagaaatggtttctgtgcacattggtgaaatcgtttcatcaatcggagtcacgatgaattttatattaatttctgaacgagtgggctttgcttgtcgggccccagcttatgactaatgggccctaaggtgttagtggcctgcattataaataagttatttcagtacagaaattatacacaacaggtcataatttttgagacaggattttcgaaaccctacccctctcaaaaacgttttcggccgacccctcccctctgcccgagaaaattccggtctgtgattttgaatcgcagtaaggaataacgaatcaaattcgtgtattctcttcgcagaaaacttctgatagattttctagtgcaatctatcagagggattaaacctctgttcgtggacctgattgaaggcgttcatcggttccagggagagacaacaagagcagaattgttctgttggtgtccattaatctcgttgcgagatttgaggtaaaatttaattaattgttatttgaattttacacacacgtaattcaatcgatgaacggttgatacccataccatggaaacgttccatgaaaaaatttttaaacttccgctgcacc comes from Henckelia pumila isolate YLH828 chromosome 4, ASM3356847v2, whole genome shotgun sequence and encodes:
- the LOC140864264 gene encoding ABC transporter G family member 14-like isoform X2; this encodes MPLCSVAPKPENDGTELEKGLPKKLETGDTAYLAYPAHNNSQSFLQRALFPISLKFKEIVYKVNCERKGTCCGGTSNSKERVILNGITGMVSPGEILAMLGPSGSGKTTLLTALGGRLSGNLSGKITYNGQPFSGSIRRRTGFVAQDDVLYQHLTVFETLLFTALLRLPKSLTREAKVQHVEHVITELGLTKCRNSMIGGPLFRGISGGEKKRVSIGQEMLINPSLLLLDEPTSGLDSTTAQRILNTVKGLASGGRTVITTIHQPSSRLYHMFDKVVLLSEGCPIYYGPASTALQYFSSLGFSTSIIVNPADLLLDLANGIGPDFQQASNHSDNSRPQDPASVREFLISAYDQNISTRLKTELCSSDVIIYNYNNESSTTTRDDAKFEKWCTTWWHQFHVLLLRGLRERRFEAFNRLRTFQVLSVAILGGLLWWHTPPSHIDDRIAMLSFFSVFWGFYPLYNAVFTFPQERNMLKKERSSGMYRLSSYYLARTVGDLPMELGLPTIFTFIFYWMGGLKPDPATFIFSLLVVLLSVLVSQSLGLAFGAILMDVKQAATLASVTTLVFLIAGGYYVRQIPPFMVWLKYLSYSYYFYKLLLGIQYNENDYYECANRYCRVADYPAIKSVGLSHLWTDISIMVLMLVGYRFIAYLALHRLR
- the LOC140864264 gene encoding ABC transporter G family member 14-like isoform X1 encodes the protein MPLCSVAPKPENDGTELEKGLPKKLETGDTAYLAYPAHNNSQSFLQRALFPISLKFKEIVYKVNCERKGTCCGGTSNSKERVILNGITGMVSPGEILAMLGPSGSGKTTLLTALGGRLSGNLSGKITYNGQPFSGSIRRRTGFVAQDDVLYQHLTVFETLLFTALLRLPKSLTREAKVQHVEHVITELGLTKCRNSMIGGPLFRGISGGEKKRVSIGQEMLINPSLLLLDEPTSGLDSTTAQRILNTVKGLASGGRTVITTIHQPSSRLYHMFDKVVLLSEGCPIYYGPASTALQYFSSLGFSTSIIVNPADLLLDLANGIGPDFQQASNHSDNSRPQDPASVREFLISAYDQNISTRLKTELCSSDVIIYNYNNESSTTTTGDDAKFEKWCTTWWHQFHVLLLRGLRERRFEAFNRLRTFQVLSVAILGGLLWWHTPPSHIDDRIAMLSFFSVFWGFYPLYNAVFTFPQERNMLKKERSSGMYRLSSYYLARTVGDLPMELGLPTIFTFIFYWMGGLKPDPATFIFSLLVVLLSVLVSQSLGLAFGAILMDVKQAATLASVTTLVFLIAGGYYVRQIPPFMVWLKYLSYSYYFYKLLLGIQYNENDYYECANRYCRVADYPAIKSVGLSHLWTDISIMVLMLVGYRFIAYLALHRLR